From the genome of Scytonema hofmannii PCC 7110, one region includes:
- a CDS encoding FAD binding domain-containing protein, giving the protein MKRFEWMNASTINEAVAQVNSTVADATVAASSVAATKQNQTANNTAIVKAGGIDLLDLLKEGLVTPSRVINIRTLPNMDRMSADAQTGLRIGPLVTLAQLSTDLSVRQGYTALAEAASHIATPQIRNVATIGGNLLQRPRCWYFRSEQFRCLKRGGKECFAIEGEHKYHAIFNNEVCPCVHASTAATALVALGARLVLTSPKGVGEVLLEEFFVTPEKDVLRENSLQPNELITEIRVPALGANVRSVHLKQGEKESYDWAIADTAVMVEKSGGRCTKASIVLGAAAPVPLRARTAEAVLIGKPINEETARAAAKAAVQGAKPLSQNAYKVPIFEVLVRRAILLADTRSM; this is encoded by the coding sequence ATGAAGCGTTTTGAATGGATGAATGCGTCTACCATTAATGAAGCTGTAGCCCAAGTTAACAGTACGGTTGCTGATGCTACAGTTGCTGCTAGCTCTGTGGCTGCTACCAAGCAAAACCAAACTGCGAATAACACGGCGATTGTTAAAGCAGGGGGTATCGATCTACTAGATTTGTTAAAGGAAGGATTGGTGACACCATCGCGAGTCATCAATATTCGCACACTTCCCAATATGGATCGCATGAGTGCAGATGCCCAAACTGGTTTACGCATCGGACCTCTAGTTACACTTGCCCAATTAAGCACAGATTTGTCAGTACGTCAAGGTTATACTGCCCTTGCTGAAGCAGCAAGTCATATCGCCACCCCACAAATTCGTAATGTTGCGACTATTGGTGGAAATCTCTTACAACGTCCGCGCTGTTGGTATTTCCGTTCCGAGCAGTTTCGCTGTTTGAAGCGGGGAGGTAAGGAATGCTTTGCTATTGAGGGCGAACACAAGTATCATGCTATTTTTAATAATGAGGTTTGTCCTTGCGTGCATGCCTCTACAGCTGCAACAGCACTCGTTGCTCTGGGTGCTCGATTGGTGTTAACGAGTCCAAAAGGAGTAGGAGAAGTTTTACTGGAAGAGTTTTTTGTGACTCCGGAAAAAGACGTTCTGCGGGAAAACTCGCTTCAGCCTAACGAGTTAATAACAGAAATCCGGGTACCTGCACTAGGGGCAAACGTGCGATCGGTTCATCTCAAACAGGGTGAGAAAGAGTCTTATGACTGGGCGATCGCAGATACTGCTGTCATGGTTGAGAAGTCTGGTGGACGTTGTACAAAAGCTTCTATCGTCTTGGGTGCAGCCGCTCCCGTACCGTTGCGTGCTCGGACTGCGGAGGCTGTTTTAATTGGCAAACCGATTAATGAAGAGACGGCGCGTGCCGCAGCAAAAGCAGCAGTGCAAGGCGCAAAGCCGCTTTCACAGAATGCGTACAAAGTGCCTATCTTTGAGGTGTTAGTGCGCCGAGCGATTTTACTTGCCGATACTCGTTCAATGTAG
- a CDS encoding type II toxin-antitoxin system VapC family toxin, with protein MIILDTHIWVWWNQDSLQLTNLQKETIENSRPDGIGISTISLLEISRLVNQGRLVLPKPLNEWFSVALAEEGILLIPITPEIAIESYSLPGEFHKDPADRIIVATARTYDCPLMTNDGNILAYPHVRLITTTTP; from the coding sequence ATGATTATTCTTGATACCCATATCTGGGTTTGGTGGAACCAAGATTCCCTCCAACTTACGAATTTGCAGAAAGAAACTATTGAAAACTCTCGTCCTGATGGGATAGGAATATCAACTATTAGTCTTCTGGAAATTTCAAGATTAGTCAATCAAGGTCGTTTAGTTCTTCCTAAGCCATTGAACGAATGGTTTTCTGTAGCCTTGGCTGAAGAAGGAATCCTTTTAATTCCTATTACCCCTGAGATCGCCATTGAATCTTACTCCTTACCAGGAGAATTTCATAAAGATCCTGCTGATAGAATTATCGTTGCTACTGCAAGGACTTACGACTGTCCTTTAATGACTAATGATGGCAATATTCTTGCTTATCCTCATGTGAGGTTAATTACCACTACAACTCCCTAG